In the Flagellimonas sp. MMG031 genome, one interval contains:
- a CDS encoding 1-acyl-sn-glycerol-3-phosphate acyltransferase, which yields MQSLAKFIYFKLLGWKLNGQFPKLDQCVVIVIPHTHWLDFFLGLLIRKVIKEEINYIGKKSLFKPPFGWFFRWTRGAPVDRSKSSNTVDNIVQIFKERKVFRLALAPEGTRKKVIQLRTGFYHIAQKANVPIVMVAFDFGKKEIKIGDPFWVTDNQESDFAKIRDFYRGVKGKIPAYSFP from the coding sequence ATGCAGTCACTAGCGAAGTTTATTTATTTTAAGTTGTTGGGTTGGAAACTCAACGGACAGTTTCCAAAATTGGATCAATGTGTCGTCATTGTGATTCCGCATACCCATTGGTTGGATTTTTTTCTCGGCCTGTTGATTCGAAAAGTCATCAAGGAAGAAATCAACTACATTGGAAAAAAGAGTCTTTTCAAGCCTCCGTTCGGATGGTTTTTTCGTTGGACGAGAGGAGCACCCGTAGATCGTTCCAAAAGCTCCAATACGGTGGACAATATCGTTCAAATCTTCAAAGAACGAAAAGTATTCCGCTTGGCATTGGCACCTGAAGGTACCCGTAAAAAAGTAATCCAATTGCGAACCGGGTTTTATCATATTGCCCAAAAGGCCAATGTACCCATTGTGATGGTGGCCTTCGATTTTGGCAAGAAAGAAATCAAAATTGGCGATCCATTTTGGGTAACCGATAATCAGGAAAGCGATTTTGCAAAAATCCGTGATTTCTATAGGGGGGTAAAAGGCAAAATACCAGCCTACAGTTTTCCTTGA
- a CDS encoding M28 family peptidase, which translates to MKLKNSRKNSRYLIAFAGLMLTSTLSAQDWNGYTPSSMEKQAQTEATFLKTVDFPKYREHLQKLTEKPHVAGTAANEEVANYMATVMENAGMKVDFYPYDIYMSTSGGSSSVELVTPYRRPLNQQENILDEDRFSSDPTLEKGWNAYSGNGDVTAAVVYANYGTKEDFERLAEMGIDVKGKIVIARYGRNFRGYKAKFAEQYGAAGLIMYTDPADSGYTKGLVYPEGYTYNESAIQRGSVLTLDYQGDPLTPFEPALPLDSKMKVQRMDPSETTLHTIPVLPLPYGSAKEIIGNMKGKPVPQEWQGGLPYTYRLEGGEELTVRLFVDQPKEFVRVSNVVGTFKGTEYPDEWIILGCHYDAWAFGATDPNSGTAMLLSLSESIGKLVKSGNGPKRSILIAHWDAEEHGVIGSSEWVEQLKDELGAKAVAYLNFDGGVSGKNFGASSSPTLKNLVSEMAKKVDYPYSEKSLYDQWRGDKEEPTIGNLGGGSDHIGFYMHVGVPSLSGGAGGPTLYHTNYDSFHFYETFVDPEFKMGGTIEQWTGLMTLRMANAELIPYDVERYAVDLKGHFAKAVEKIKGFHAEFEGFDQVDQSITTLEKNTQLLDEALANALSSGALSKKEIKDINKQLIALEKSFIDEKGMYYGSWFKSLYASTDPFSGYASWILPGLEYEISLKSTDRLEEWDQRYANAISSLANKVLTLAQSIR; encoded by the coding sequence ATGAAGCTCAAAAATTCGAGAAAAAATTCTAGGTATCTCATTGCCTTTGCAGGTTTAATGCTTACTTCGACATTATCCGCACAAGATTGGAACGGGTACACCCCCTCCTCCATGGAAAAACAAGCACAAACAGAGGCTACTTTTCTGAAAACCGTGGATTTTCCAAAATATAGGGAGCATCTTCAAAAACTCACGGAAAAACCCCATGTGGCCGGAACTGCTGCCAATGAAGAAGTGGCCAATTATATGGCCACCGTCATGGAAAATGCTGGGATGAAAGTGGATTTCTATCCTTATGATATTTATATGTCCACTTCTGGTGGAAGCTCCTCGGTGGAACTGGTTACGCCCTACCGTAGGCCATTGAACCAGCAGGAAAATATTTTGGATGAAGACCGGTTTTCTTCTGACCCTACCTTGGAGAAGGGCTGGAACGCCTATTCAGGAAACGGTGATGTAACCGCTGCGGTGGTGTATGCCAATTATGGGACCAAGGAAGACTTTGAACGCCTCGCTGAAATGGGTATTGATGTAAAAGGAAAAATTGTTATTGCCCGTTATGGACGGAATTTTAGGGGATACAAGGCCAAATTTGCGGAGCAATATGGTGCAGCGGGACTTATTATGTATACCGACCCTGCCGATAGCGGGTACACCAAAGGCTTGGTCTATCCCGAAGGATACACCTATAATGAAAGTGCTATACAACGGGGCTCCGTTCTTACTTTGGACTATCAAGGAGACCCACTGACCCCTTTTGAACCTGCACTTCCCTTGGACAGCAAAATGAAAGTTCAGCGGATGGACCCATCAGAAACCACCTTGCATACCATACCCGTGTTGCCGTTGCCCTACGGTTCGGCAAAAGAAATTATTGGCAACATGAAAGGAAAACCGGTCCCGCAAGAATGGCAGGGCGGCTTGCCCTATACCTACCGACTTGAAGGTGGCGAGGAATTGACAGTTCGGCTATTTGTAGACCAACCCAAGGAATTTGTTCGTGTGAGCAATGTGGTGGGAACATTCAAGGGTACCGAATATCCAGATGAATGGATCATTCTAGGGTGCCATTACGACGCTTGGGCCTTTGGAGCCACGGACCCCAACAGCGGAACGGCCATGCTGTTGTCACTGAGCGAAAGCATTGGAAAATTGGTCAAAAGTGGAAACGGTCCCAAAAGATCTATCCTGATTGCACATTGGGATGCCGAGGAGCACGGTGTGATAGGATCCTCCGAATGGGTAGAGCAGCTCAAGGATGAATTGGGGGCCAAAGCGGTTGCCTACCTCAATTTTGATGGAGGTGTATCCGGAAAAAACTTTGGTGCATCTTCCTCTCCAACCTTGAAAAACTTGGTCTCTGAAATGGCCAAAAAAGTGGATTACCCCTATTCGGAAAAGTCGCTCTATGATCAGTGGAGAGGTGATAAGGAGGAGCCCACTATTGGTAATTTGGGAGGAGGTTCCGACCATATCGGTTTTTATATGCATGTAGGGGTTCCTTCGTTGAGCGGTGGAGCAGGAGGCCCTACCTTGTATCACACCAACTACGACAGTTTCCACTTTTACGAAACTTTTGTGGACCCCGAGTTTAAAATGGGAGGTACCATTGAGCAATGGACGGGACTCATGACCTTGCGTATGGCCAATGCCGAATTGATTCCGTATGACGTAGAACGATATGCTGTGGATTTGAAAGGGCACTTTGCCAAGGCCGTGGAAAAAATCAAAGGATTCCATGCCGAATTTGAAGGTTTTGATCAAGTGGACCAATCCATTACTACCTTGGAAAAGAACACCCAGCTTTTGGATGAAGCTTTGGCCAACGCCTTGTCGTCGGGCGCATTGTCCAAAAAGGAGATCAAGGACATCAACAAGCAATTGATTGCCCTGGAAAAAAGCTTTATCGATGAAAAAGGGATGTATTATGGATCCTGGTTCAAATCCTTGTACGCTTCAACAGATCCTTTCAGCGGATATGCTTCATGGATTTTACCTGGATTGGAATATGAGATTTCCTTGAAATCCACAGATCGATTGGAAGAGTGGGACCAACGTTACGCCAACGCTATCTCGTCCTTGGCTAACAAGGTTTTGACTTTGGCTCAAAGTATTCGATAA
- a CDS encoding YebC/PmpR family DNA-binding transcriptional regulator, with product MGRAFEFRKARKMKRWAAMSKAFTRIGKDIVMAVKEGGPDPDANAKLRAVIQNAKAVNMPKDNIERAIKRASDKNQGDYKEVLFEGYAPHGIAILIETATDNNTRTVANIRSYFNKCNGSLGTSGSVEFMFDHTCNFTVNGEGIDPEELELEMIDFGAEEVFTDEDGIHIYAPFENFGAIQKELESKGIEIISSGFERIPQVTKELNEEEAADVEKLLEKIEEDDDVQNVYHTMKE from the coding sequence ATGGGAAGAGCGTTCGAGTTTAGAAAAGCACGAAAAATGAAGCGCTGGGCAGCGATGTCCAAAGCGTTTACCAGAATTGGGAAAGACATTGTAATGGCGGTCAAGGAAGGTGGTCCCGACCCAGATGCCAATGCGAAGCTCCGTGCCGTCATTCAAAATGCCAAGGCGGTAAACATGCCCAAGGACAATATTGAGCGTGCTATCAAGAGAGCTTCTGACAAAAACCAAGGGGATTATAAAGAAGTACTCTTTGAGGGCTACGCACCCCATGGTATCGCCATTTTAATCGAGACCGCCACCGATAACAACACGCGAACAGTGGCCAACATCCGTAGCTACTTTAATAAATGTAATGGTAGTTTGGGAACATCCGGTTCGGTTGAATTTATGTTTGATCACACTTGCAACTTCACCGTCAACGGCGAAGGCATCGACCCAGAGGAATTGGAACTGGAGATGATCGACTTTGGGGCCGAAGAGGTGTTCACAGATGAGGACGGTATTCATATTTATGCGCCCTTCGAAAATTTTGGGGCCATTCAAAAGGAACTGGAATCCAAGGGAATCGAGATTATCTCCTCAGGATTTGAGCGTATTCCACAGGTAACCAAAGAACTCAACGAAGAAGAGGCAGCCGATGTGGAAAAACTACTCGAGAAAATTGAAGAGGATGATGACGTGCAGAACGTATATCACACCATGAAGGAATAG
- a CDS encoding 4a-hydroxytetrahydrobiopterin dehydratase has translation MKKLHTEEIKDALKNLSGWTLKDDMIQKSFTFGDFMEAFSVMTQIAFACEKQNHHPNWENVYNTLNIHLSTHDAGGVTQKDIDLAKSIEKIVGQR, from the coding sequence ATGAAAAAATTACATACCGAAGAAATCAAAGACGCCCTTAAAAATCTATCAGGCTGGACCTTAAAGGATGACATGATTCAAAAATCTTTCACTTTTGGGGATTTTATGGAAGCTTTCTCTGTGATGACACAAATTGCCTTTGCATGTGAAAAGCAAAACCACCATCCCAATTGGGAAAATGTCTACAACACCCTCAACATACACCTGAGCACACACGATGCAGGAGGTGTTACCCAAAAGGATATTGACCTGGCAAAATCCATCGAAAAAATTGTGGGTCAGCGTTAA
- a CDS encoding sugar nucleotide-binding protein has product MDKKKILILGASGFVGNAIYKELCSYFDTYGTYYSNRSFAKNKQFMRYDLEEDDIFQVLEQVRPDIIVSALRGNFPSQIQAHQHLMEYLVRTKAKLYFISSANVFDAYSKFPSYEYDKTLSLSVYGRLKIKIENMMMRLPKEKTAILRVPMVFGNASPRIREIKEHIENNEPIEVFPNLIINVTNDDRLTQQIHYLINRNKTGIYHLGSSDLIQHEEFIKEVIAHLGNYHPVYKRVYTTNEDRYLAALPKDNILPKNLRISCQEIIEKHFTGNDV; this is encoded by the coding sequence TTGGATAAAAAAAAGATATTGATATTAGGAGCGAGCGGATTTGTGGGCAATGCCATATACAAAGAGCTTTGCTCCTATTTTGATACCTATGGCACCTATTATTCCAATCGTTCTTTTGCCAAGAACAAGCAGTTTATGCGCTACGATCTGGAAGAGGACGACATTTTTCAGGTATTGGAACAGGTGCGCCCGGACATTATTGTATCGGCCCTTAGGGGAAACTTTCCCTCACAGATACAGGCACATCAGCATTTGATGGAGTATTTGGTGCGGACCAAGGCCAAACTCTACTTTATTTCTTCGGCCAACGTGTTCGATGCCTACAGCAAATTTCCATCCTACGAATATGACAAGACTTTATCGTTGAGTGTTTATGGTAGGCTCAAAATCAAGATCGAGAACATGATGATGCGGTTGCCCAAGGAAAAAACGGCCATTTTAAGGGTGCCCATGGTCTTTGGCAATGCTTCTCCCCGAATTCGGGAAATCAAGGAACATATTGAAAACAATGAACCGATTGAGGTATTTCCCAACCTGATCATCAATGTGACCAACGACGATAGGCTTACCCAACAAATCCATTACCTGATCAACAGGAACAAAACGGGAATCTATCATTTGGGGAGCAGTGACCTTATCCAGCATGAGGAGTTCATCAAAGAGGTCATAGCCCACTTGGGCAATTACCATCCCGTGTACAAAAGGGTGTACACGACCAATGAGGATAGGTATTTGGCCGCTTTGCCCAAGGATAATATCCTGCCCAAGAACCTTCGTATCAGTTGTCAGGAGATTATTGAGAAGCATTTTACTGGAAATGATGTTTAA
- the gcvT gene encoding glycine cleavage system aminomethyltransferase GcvT, protein MKNTALTETHKALGAKMVPFAGYNMPVSYEGVNVEHETVRKAVGVFDVSHMGEFLVEGPKALELIQKVTTNDASKLTVGKAQYSCMPNETGGIVDDLIIYRVKEETYLLVVNASNIDKDWDHISKYNEGIGADMRNISDDYSLLAIQGPKAVEAMQSLTSVDLASISFYSFVVGDFAGIEHVIISATGYTGSGGFEIYCKNSEVQQVWDKVLEAGADFGIKPIGLAARDTLRLEMGYCLYGNDIDDTTSPLEAGLGWITKFTKEFVNSENLSKEKTDGSKRKLVAFQMEERGIPRAGYPILDGQANQIGKVTSGTMSPSLSKGIGLGYVTMEHSKVDSPIFIQIRINKVPATVVKLPFYKNT, encoded by the coding sequence ATGAAAAATACTGCACTTACCGAAACGCACAAAGCGTTGGGAGCCAAAATGGTGCCCTTTGCGGGTTACAACATGCCCGTTTCTTATGAAGGTGTAAATGTGGAACATGAAACCGTTCGCAAGGCGGTGGGTGTGTTCGATGTGTCACATATGGGCGAGTTTTTGGTCGAAGGGCCCAAAGCTTTGGAACTGATCCAGAAAGTGACGACCAACGACGCTTCCAAATTGACTGTCGGCAAGGCGCAGTACAGTTGCATGCCCAACGAAACGGGGGGTATTGTGGACGACTTGATCATTTATCGGGTCAAGGAAGAAACTTATCTTTTGGTGGTGAACGCATCCAACATTGATAAGGATTGGGACCATATTTCCAAATACAACGAGGGCATTGGTGCCGACATGAGAAATATATCCGACGATTATTCACTTTTGGCCATTCAGGGCCCAAAGGCGGTGGAGGCGATGCAAAGTTTGACTTCTGTTGATTTGGCGTCCATTAGCTTCTACAGCTTTGTGGTCGGCGATTTTGCCGGTATTGAGCATGTCATCATTTCTGCAACGGGTTATACTGGTTCGGGCGGTTTTGAAATCTATTGCAAAAACTCCGAAGTACAACAGGTATGGGACAAAGTGTTGGAAGCCGGCGCCGATTTCGGCATCAAGCCCATTGGTTTGGCGGCCCGTGATACGTTGCGTTTGGAAATGGGCTACTGCCTCTACGGAAACGATATTGACGACACCACCTCCCCGTTGGAAGCTGGCTTGGGCTGGATTACCAAATTCACCAAGGAATTCGTGAACAGCGAAAACCTATCGAAGGAAAAGACAGACGGTTCCAAAAGAAAACTTGTTGCCTTCCAGATGGAGGAACGTGGGATTCCAAGGGCTGGCTATCCAATTTTGGACGGTCAGGCCAATCAAATAGGCAAGGTGACCTCGGGCACCATGTCCCCTTCCCTTTCCAAAGGAATCGGTTTGGGATATGTTACCATGGAACATTCCAAGGTGGACTCCCCAATTTTTATTCAAATACGAATCAACAAGGTACCTGCAACGGTGGTAAAACTGCCATTTTATAAAAACACTTAG
- a CDS encoding aminopeptidase P family protein: MSKIKWSLLSAILFITAGISQDLPTDYLPADFHKDRRDAVRAKLPPNTAVVLFANAERNRANDVDYVYHQDPNFYYLTGYKEPNAVLILFSEPQTDASGNTFDEIFYVQERNARAEQWTGKRLGVEGVKEKLGFNMVFNGSEFENFPLDFQSFDNVSFVDFHNDYRDKPGTADLFDLVKTFKIKANYPADYNPIRNQLYKRIAGATVDNWGEVAETIQRFMERNPELQEDDLLNDFVEANSDEIRDEIKNKVFVVQRSSNLDSSILPSVMAELRQDKTPEELKLLKKAIEISAVGQIEVMKAMHPNMSETEIQGVHEYVYKRYGAEYEGYPSIVGGGHNGCILHYIENNKTKVGDDLVLMDLGAEYHGYTADVTRTIPANGKFSPEQKAIYDIVYNAQEAGIAASVVGASFGEPHKAALTVVTQGLMDLGIIKDAKEARIYFPHGTSHYLGLDVHDAGTYQAFKPNQVITVEPGIYIPENSACDEKWWGIAVRIEDDILITEDGPVNLSAMAPRTTEAIEEVMKQPSPLDSFKLPKLD, from the coding sequence ATGTCAAAAATCAAATGGAGCCTTTTGTCGGCTATTTTATTCATAACCGCTGGTATTTCCCAGGATTTGCCCACTGACTATCTTCCGGCCGATTTTCATAAGGATAGAAGGGATGCCGTAAGAGCTAAACTGCCTCCTAATACCGCAGTAGTGCTTTTTGCCAACGCAGAACGCAATCGGGCAAACGATGTGGACTACGTGTACCATCAGGACCCCAATTTTTACTATTTGACAGGGTACAAGGAGCCGAATGCCGTGCTGATTCTTTTCTCCGAACCCCAGACCGATGCCTCCGGAAATACGTTTGATGAAATATTTTATGTGCAAGAGCGAAATGCAAGAGCCGAGCAATGGACCGGAAAACGCTTGGGTGTTGAAGGCGTTAAGGAAAAGCTGGGTTTCAATATGGTTTTTAATGGTAGTGAATTTGAGAATTTCCCCTTGGATTTTCAATCTTTTGATAACGTTTCCTTTGTTGATTTTCATAACGACTATCGTGATAAACCAGGAACGGCAGATTTGTTTGATTTGGTCAAAACCTTCAAGATAAAGGCAAACTACCCTGCCGATTATAACCCCATACGAAACCAGTTGTACAAAAGAATTGCTGGGGCCACTGTCGATAATTGGGGTGAGGTCGCCGAAACTATCCAAAGATTTATGGAGCGGAATCCCGAATTGCAAGAGGATGATTTGCTCAACGATTTCGTGGAGGCGAATTCCGATGAGATCCGCGATGAAATCAAAAACAAAGTGTTCGTGGTCCAAAGATCTTCCAATCTGGATTCCAGCATCCTGCCTTCGGTGATGGCCGAATTGCGACAGGATAAAACCCCAGAGGAATTGAAATTGCTCAAAAAGGCCATCGAAATTTCCGCAGTAGGTCAAATAGAGGTGATGAAGGCCATGCACCCCAATATGTCCGAGACTGAGATACAGGGCGTTCACGAATATGTGTACAAAAGGTATGGTGCCGAGTACGAGGGTTATCCCTCCATTGTTGGCGGTGGCCATAACGGCTGCATTCTTCACTACATCGAGAACAACAAGACCAAGGTTGGGGATGATTTGGTGCTGATGGATTTGGGAGCGGAATATCATGGTTATACTGCTGATGTGACCCGCACTATCCCTGCCAACGGAAAGTTTTCGCCAGAGCAGAAAGCTATCTACGACATCGTTTATAATGCCCAGGAAGCCGGGATTGCCGCGAGTGTCGTCGGTGCATCCTTTGGGGAGCCGCACAAGGCCGCTTTAACGGTGGTGACCCAAGGGTTGATGGATCTCGGAATCATTAAGGATGCCAAAGAGGCGAGAATCTATTTTCCACACGGAACCTCTCACTATTTGGGGCTCGATGTCCACGATGCAGGTACCTACCAAGCCTTCAAGCCCAATCAAGTGATTACTGTTGAGCCGGGAATTTATATACCCGAAAACAGTGCCTGTGATGAAAAGTGGTGGGGCATTGCCGTCCGAATCGAAGATGATATCTTGATTACGGAAGATGGGCCAGTCAACCTTTCTGCCATGGCACCACGCACCACTGAGGCTATCGAGGAAGTGATGAAGCAGCCTAGTCCGTTGGACAGTTTTAAACTGCCCAAACTGGATTAA
- the thrC gene encoding threonine synthase: MKFYSLNNQHIRASFKEAVIAGISPDKGLYFPEKITPLNTDFFKTIEKVSNHEIAFKAIHQFVSDDIPDEILKEIIANTLDFEFPVVDIEKNVATLELFHGPTMAFKDVGARFMANCLGYFSQGQKQDVTVLVATSGDTGGAVANGFLGVDGVKVVILYPSGKVSEIQEKQLTTLGQNIEAMEVDGVFDDCQRMVKTAFLDTEITDHKKLTSANSINVARWLPQLFYFLFAYKQAKSKGKDIVFSVPSGNFGNVCAGMVAQKLGMPIKHFVASTNVNDVVPKYMEKGVYEPMPSVATISNAMDVGDPSNFVRIRHLYQNDLETLQNNLSSYSFSDEATKKTMKEVYTKTGYVMDPHGAVGYLGLKEYQKSHPDTFGIFLETAHPVKFLDVVEATLGIGPAIPAQIQKVMDKVKKSHRIANYEELKQYLLQH; this comes from the coding sequence ATGAAATTTTACAGTTTAAACAATCAACATATAAGGGCATCGTTCAAGGAAGCGGTCATTGCTGGAATTTCGCCGGATAAAGGCCTTTACTTTCCGGAGAAAATTACTCCACTGAATACCGATTTTTTTAAAACTATTGAAAAGGTTTCCAATCACGAAATAGCTTTCAAAGCCATTCACCAGTTTGTGAGCGACGATATTCCCGATGAAATCCTGAAAGAAATCATAGCGAACACCTTGGATTTTGAGTTTCCAGTGGTCGACATTGAAAAAAACGTAGCCACTTTGGAGCTTTTTCATGGGCCCACCATGGCCTTTAAGGATGTCGGCGCCCGATTTATGGCAAACTGTTTGGGCTACTTTTCACAAGGGCAAAAACAGGATGTTACGGTATTGGTGGCTACTTCTGGAGATACCGGCGGTGCCGTTGCCAATGGCTTTTTAGGGGTTGATGGGGTAAAAGTGGTCATCCTCTACCCCAGCGGCAAGGTGAGTGAAATCCAAGAAAAACAACTGACCACTCTGGGCCAAAATATCGAGGCCATGGAAGTGGATGGTGTTTTTGACGATTGCCAGCGTATGGTGAAGACAGCGTTTTTGGATACTGAAATCACGGACCATAAAAAATTGACCTCGGCAAATAGCATCAATGTGGCCCGATGGCTGCCCCAACTGTTCTACTTTTTGTTTGCCTACAAGCAAGCCAAATCAAAAGGAAAGGATATTGTATTTTCAGTGCCTTCGGGTAATTTTGGAAATGTCTGTGCTGGAATGGTGGCCCAAAAATTGGGCATGCCCATCAAGCATTTTGTGGCATCTACCAATGTAAACGATGTGGTCCCTAAATACATGGAAAAAGGCGTGTATGAACCTATGCCTTCCGTAGCGACAATTTCCAATGCCATGGATGTGGGAGACCCCAGTAATTTTGTGCGGATAAGGCATTTGTACCAGAACGATTTGGAAACACTTCAAAACAACCTCTCCTCCTATTCCTTTTCGGATGAAGCTACCAAAAAAACCATGAAAGAGGTGTATACCAAAACGGGCTACGTAATGGACCCCCACGGTGCAGTAGGGTATCTTGGGTTAAAGGAATATCAAAAATCCCATCCCGATACCTTTGGTATTTTCTTGGAAACGGCCCATCCCGTCAAGTTTTTGGATGTGGTGGAAGCAACACTGGGTATAGGCCCAGCTATTCCCGCGCAGATTCAGAAAGTGATGGACAAGGTGAAAAAATCACATCGAATCGCGAATTACGAAGAGCTGAAACAATACTTGCTGCAGCATTAA
- a CDS encoding homoserine kinase, with protein sequence MEEIKVFCPATIANVSCGFDVLGLALDSVGDAMTVRKIPEKGIRISKIMGQDLPLEAEQNVAGVAGLALLDKSDYEGGFEIEIDKRIKPGSGIGSSAASSSGAVWAMNELLGKPFSKLELVEFAMQGEKLASDVAHADNVAPAIYGGFTLVRSYEPLDIIPIPTPSELYATVIHPQIEIKTSDSRKILKTTISMQQGIRQWGNLGGLIAGLFQNDYDLISRSLEDHIVEPIRSILIPAFDDIKANALKAGALGSGISGSGPSIFALSKGETIAQQVAASMKETYQNIGIDFDIHISKVNSQGVKKIT encoded by the coding sequence ATGGAAGAAATCAAGGTATTTTGCCCGGCGACCATAGCCAACGTATCCTGCGGATTCGATGTGCTCGGTTTGGCGTTGGATTCGGTGGGTGATGCAATGACGGTTCGCAAGATTCCCGAAAAAGGGATTCGTATTTCAAAAATCATGGGGCAAGACCTTCCTTTGGAAGCTGAGCAAAATGTTGCAGGTGTTGCTGGTTTGGCGCTTTTGGACAAAAGTGATTACGAGGGCGGATTTGAGATTGAAATTGATAAGCGCATCAAACCTGGGAGTGGTATTGGCAGCAGCGCAGCCAGCTCCTCTGGAGCGGTTTGGGCCATGAACGAACTCTTGGGGAAGCCCTTTTCAAAGCTCGAATTGGTCGAGTTTGCCATGCAGGGAGAAAAACTGGCAAGCGATGTGGCCCACGCCGATAACGTGGCCCCGGCCATTTATGGTGGTTTTACGTTGGTCCGGAGCTACGAACCTTTGGACATTATCCCCATACCGACACCTTCGGAATTGTACGCAACGGTAATCCACCCACAAATTGAAATCAAGACGTCCGATTCCCGAAAAATTTTGAAGACGACCATTTCCATGCAACAAGGCATTCGGCAATGGGGCAATTTGGGCGGACTCATCGCCGGGCTTTTTCAGAATGATTATGATTTGATAAGTCGTTCCTTGGAGGATCATATCGTAGAACCCATCCGTTCCATTTTGATTCCCGCTTTTGACGACATCAAGGCCAACGCCTTAAAGGCAGGGGCACTCGGCAGTGGTATTTCAGGCTCCGGACCCTCTATTTTTGCCTTGAGCAAAGGTGAAACGATAGCCCAACAAGTGGCAGCATCCATGAAGGAAACCTATCAAAATATAGGTATCGATTTCGACATCCATATTTCCAAAGTAAACAGCCAAGGCGTAAAAAAAATTACCTAA